The Geothrix sp. genome has a window encoding:
- a CDS encoding serine/threonine-protein kinase — translation MLSDASHFGSYRLISRLGEGAMGEVWKALDLRLEREVALKILKDADDLRRKALIGEAKLACQLNHPNIAHIYDAGEVEGTPYIAMELVVGRTLRALVGRPLEGEALQDLARQAAAALSHAHQKGIVHRDIKPENLLLTDEGQLKILDFGIARRGADDLPAGPTSHHMTLVEHTAPGYSQGTPAYMSPEQANGQPLTGQSDQFSLGVVLYELATAVHPFLRGSLVDTLYAVTRDEPRPLSEARPDLPRTLQDAIHRLMAKSPKDRFPNLQALVAGLSENIPTATVPHLSRPVALLRRPRRTWLLVSSGLVLVAAAGLGGWLLRSRDGSGLGEARRASRLDFTRGRRVVAILPMEQLQPDAEHAWLSNSFADAMAYGLVRRDDILVVDRLRVVEAMHQLGDTPGQAPRALGELGRQLKAELLVLGSYQVVGGQLRMGVRVVDVARGATRHQFQLDRPVTDLLKLEDELQQRLPQEMGLGSDPGSLRSQAKNPRTRELYTKALQVITDGNQDAVQLANSLLASAIEIEPDYAPARAEYAWTLAELGATRALSQGRFAEGQALLRQGKAAAEQAIALDPSASQAYRALGSILLRLGDLEGASRSALQAVRLDPADHKAYDVLADVFAGLEGEDNHQTARRYFEKSLALFPEGWQAHHRYGVLLQNDGDLLQALEHADRAIALRPSAEYAYVTAADALLWMGRAPEAEVRLKAGLREVPTSNVLRSLMAYTAWDRGDRASAEGYLRELENAWPPDHSNTVLLVAVKQAVEGEAAAARAQIESYRQKLLASDLAAKKHNEKRVLSVNLYFMARMAARLGDPTGARNLLDLADRLHTGKRRVAQQDPAFR, via the coding sequence TTGCTCTCCGACGCCTCCCACTTCGGTTCCTACCGTCTGATCTCCCGGCTCGGGGAAGGCGCCATGGGCGAAGTCTGGAAGGCCCTCGACCTGCGGCTCGAGCGGGAGGTGGCGCTCAAGATCCTGAAGGATGCCGATGATCTCCGGCGCAAGGCCCTCATCGGCGAGGCCAAGCTGGCCTGCCAGCTCAATCACCCGAACATCGCCCATATCTATGACGCGGGCGAGGTGGAGGGGACGCCCTACATTGCCATGGAGCTGGTGGTGGGCCGCACGCTCCGCGCCCTGGTGGGCCGCCCGCTCGAAGGTGAGGCCCTGCAGGACCTGGCCCGCCAGGCCGCGGCCGCCCTCTCCCACGCGCACCAGAAGGGCATCGTCCACCGTGACATCAAGCCCGAGAATCTGCTGCTGACGGATGAAGGCCAGCTCAAGATCCTGGATTTCGGCATCGCCCGCCGGGGGGCCGACGACCTTCCCGCGGGGCCGACCTCCCATCACATGACCCTCGTCGAGCACACGGCACCCGGCTACAGCCAGGGCACCCCCGCCTACATGAGCCCGGAACAGGCCAATGGCCAGCCCCTCACGGGCCAGTCGGACCAGTTCAGCCTGGGCGTGGTGCTCTACGAGCTGGCGACGGCGGTCCACCCCTTCCTGCGCGGCAGCCTCGTGGACACGCTCTACGCGGTGACGCGCGATGAGCCTCGGCCTCTTTCGGAGGCGAGGCCGGATCTCCCGCGCACCCTTCAGGACGCCATCCACCGTCTGATGGCCAAGTCCCCCAAAGACCGGTTTCCGAACCTGCAAGCCCTGGTCGCGGGGCTGTCCGAGAACATCCCCACGGCCACGGTGCCCCACCTCAGCCGGCCGGTGGCGCTGCTCCGTCGGCCCCGGCGGACCTGGCTCCTCGTTTCCTCGGGCCTGGTCCTCGTGGCGGCCGCCGGGCTCGGCGGCTGGCTGCTCCGCAGCCGCGACGGCTCCGGCCTGGGGGAAGCCCGCCGGGCCTCGCGGCTGGACTTCACCCGGGGGCGCCGGGTGGTGGCCATCCTGCCCATGGAGCAGCTGCAGCCGGATGCGGAGCATGCCTGGCTGAGCAACAGCTTCGCGGATGCCATGGCCTACGGGCTGGTGCGGCGGGACGACATCCTGGTGGTGGACCGCCTGCGGGTGGTGGAGGCCATGCACCAACTGGGCGACACCCCCGGGCAGGCCCCCCGGGCCCTCGGCGAATTGGGCCGCCAGCTCAAGGCGGAGCTGCTGGTCCTGGGCAGCTATCAGGTCGTGGGGGGGCAGCTCCGCATGGGGGTTCGCGTGGTGGATGTGGCGCGGGGGGCGACCCGGCACCAGTTCCAGCTGGACCGCCCCGTGACCGACCTCCTGAAGCTGGAGGACGAGCTGCAGCAGCGGCTGCCCCAGGAGATGGGGCTGGGCAGCGATCCAGGCTCGCTTCGCTCCCAGGCCAAGAACCCCCGCACCCGGGAGCTCTACACCAAGGCCCTCCAGGTCATCACCGATGGCAACCAGGATGCGGTCCAGCTGGCGAACTCCCTGCTGGCCTCGGCCATCGAGATCGAGCCCGACTACGCCCCGGCCCGGGCGGAATACGCCTGGACCCTGGCGGAGCTGGGTGCGACCCGCGCCTTGAGCCAGGGACGCTTCGCCGAGGGGCAGGCCCTGCTCCGCCAGGGCAAGGCCGCTGCCGAGCAGGCCATCGCCCTGGATCCCAGCGCCTCCCAGGCCTACCGGGCCCTGGGTTCCATCCTGCTGCGACTGGGCGATCTGGAGGGCGCGAGCCGCTCCGCGCTCCAGGCCGTGCGGCTTGATCCCGCGGACCACAAGGCCTACGATGTGCTGGCGGATGTCTTCGCGGGCCTGGAAGGCGAGGACAACCACCAGACGGCCCGGCGCTACTTCGAGAAGTCCCTGGCGCTCTTCCCCGAGGGTTGGCAGGCCCACCACCGGTACGGCGTGCTGCTGCAGAATGACGGCGACCTCCTCCAGGCCCTCGAGCATGCGGACCGGGCCATCGCCCTGCGGCCCTCCGCCGAGTACGCCTATGTCACCGCCGCGGATGCCCTGCTCTGGATGGGGCGCGCTCCCGAGGCGGAAGTCCGGCTGAAGGCCGGCCTGCGCGAGGTGCCGACTTCCAATGTGCTGCGCAGCCTCATGGCCTACACCGCCTGGGACCGCGGGGATCGCGCCTCCGCCGAAGGGTATCTCCGGGAGCTGGAGAACGCCTGGCCTCCGGACCACTCCAACACCGTGCTCCTGGTGGCGGTCAAGCAGGCCGTGGAGGGCGAGGCGGCGGCCGCCCGGGCGCAGATCGAAAGCTACCGGCAGAAGCTGCTGGCCTCGGATCTCGCGGCCAAGAAGCACAACGAGAAGCGGGTGCTTTCCGTGAACCTCTACTTCATGGCCCGCATGGCCGCCCGGCTGGGTGATCCGACGGGCGCCAGGAACCTGCTCGACTTGGCGGACCGCCTGCACACGGGCAAGCGCCGCGTGGCCCAGCAGGATCCGGCCTTCCGGTAG